In Gemmatimonadota bacterium, the sequence GCCGGCGTCCGCAGCGTGCTCGTCCAGTTCGCCAAGGATGTAGCCGCCGCCGAGGGCAAGGCGCAGATGATCGAGGTGATCGGCGGGGTCGACAAATACGTAGAGCGGGTGCTCAAGGCGGCGGGCAGCGCCTGAGCGCGCGGCAGCGCACCAGAAGAAAAGGACCGGGGAGCCGGTCCCCGCGCCCGGCTCCCAATTTCTCCTTCCCTACACGGCGGGGGGCGTAGCGCCGCCTAGCTGCTCGGCGCTCAGTGCGAGATCTCGGGCAATGCTCTGCATGGCCTGGATCACGTTCTGAATGTGCTCCGTCAGCTCGAGGCCCAGGAGCTGGGGGCCGCGCTCGACGTCTTGCCGGTCCACGCCCCGCGCGAACGTGGGATCCTTCATCTTCTTCTGGACCGACCTGGGCGTGAGATCGTCGATCCCGTTGGGCCGCACCAGTGCTGTCGCCGTGATCAGCCCGGTCAGCTCGTCACAGGCCAGCAGGGTCCGATCCAGCAGACTCTC encodes:
- a CDS encoding HDIG domain-containing protein; the encoded protein is MPSRGEALELLEAWVENPALRNHMKAVEAAVRYYARSFGADEERWALAGLLHDLDWEKHPAEHPLRAAEELQRRGYPEDVVHAILAHRGSFTGVAAESLLDRTLLACDELTGLITATALVRPNGIDDLTPRSVQKKMKDPTFARGVDRQDVERGPQLLGLELTEHIQNVIQAMQSIARDLALSAEQLGGATPPAV